The Glycine soja cultivar W05 chromosome 19, ASM419377v2, whole genome shotgun sequence genomic sequence ATTCACCTTCCCCTTTGGTGTGTTTGCTTACAGAAGAATGCCCTTTGAGCTTTGCAATGCCCCTACTACGTTTCAACGATGCATGATGGCAATATTTGTTGACATGGTAGAGAAGTGTATtaaggtgtttatggatgacttCTCGGTGTTCGACTCATCATTCGATTACTATCTAGAAAATTTGGAGCTGACGTTGCAACACTGTGAGGAAACCAATCTGGTACTTAATTGGGAAAAATGCCACTTCATGGTCCAAGAAGGGATTGTATTGGGCCACAAAATTTCTGTAAGGGGAATTGAGGTAGATAAAGCAAAGATTGATGTTATTGAGAAGCTGCCTCCTCCAGTGAATGTCAAGGGAGTAAGAAGCTTTTGGGGGAATGTTGGGTTCTATAGGCAGTTTATTAAAGATTTCTCAAAGATTTCAAAATCTCTCAGTAATTTGCTCAATAAGGATGCTATGTTCTTATTCAATGAAGAGTGTTTGAAGGCATTCAACGCCTTAAAGACCAGCTTAGTGTCCTCTCTCATCATTACAGCACCGGATTGGAGCCAAGAATTTGAGCTCATGTGCGACGCAAGTGACTATGCCGTTGGTGCTGTGTTGGGCCAGAGGAAGGGCATAATTTTTCATGCTATCTACTATGTGAGCAAGGTTTTAAATGATGCTCAGTTGAACTATGCCACCACAGAAAAGGAGATTCTTGCAATTGTCTATGCCCTAGAAAAATTTAGATCATTCTTGGTGGGATCCAAGGTTATTGTGtacactgaccatgcagctattaattatttgttgacTAAAGTCGATTCTAAGCCCAGGCTAATCAGGTGGATTTTATTGCTGCAAGAATTTGATCTAGTCATTCAAGACAAGAAAGGATCTGAAAATCTGGTGGTTGATCACTTGTCAAGACTAGTCAATAAGGAAGTGACTTTGAAGGAGCTGGAGATAAGGGATGAATTTCCAGATGAATCACTGTTAGTGGTGAATGAAAGGCCATGGTTTGCTGACCTGGCTAACTTCAAGGCAGCAGGAATCCTTCCAAAGGATTTGAATTGGCagtaaaagaagaaatttttgCATGATGCCCGATTTTATGTCTAGGATGATCCATACCTACTTAAGATTGGTGCTGATAATCTTTTGAGGAGATGTGTAACAAAAGAAAAGTCTAGAAGCATATTATGGCACTGCCATAATTCACCTTGTGGAGGCCATTATAGTGGAGACAAAATAGCAGCCAAGGTCCTACAATCAGGATTCTTTTGGCCATCACTTTTCAAGGATGCCAATGAACATGTAACTTAGTGCGatcaatgtcaaagaattggagGAATTTCAAGGAGAAATGAAATGCCCCTACAGAATATTATGGAGGTAGAAGTCTTTGACTGTTGGGGAATTGACTTTGTAGGTCCACTTCCTCCATGTTTTGGGAATGAATACATCCTTGTAGCTATTGATTATGTCTCCAAGTGGGTTGAAGCAGTGGCTGCCCCAAAGAATGATGCCAAAACTGTGGTAAAGTTCTTGTAGAAGAATATCTCTTCTCGCTTTGGGGTGCCAAGGGTCCTAATCAGTGATGAGGGCTCTCACTTTTGCAACAACCAACTTCAGAAGGTGTTAGGCCATTACTGCGTCACACACAAAGTGGCCTCACCATACCACCCATAAACGAACGATCAAGCTGAGGTTTCCAACAGGGAACTGAAGAAGATTTTAGAGAAAACTGTGGCCTCTACTAGAAAAGATTAGTCAAGCAAGTTGGATGATGCATTGTGGGCTTATAAGATTGCCTTTAAGACCCTCATAGGCCTATCTCcatttcaaatggtttatggcaAAGCTTGCCACTTACCAGTAGAGATGGAGCATAAAGCATATTGGGCTTTGAAGTTCCTAAATTTTGATGCGGGTCTATCAAGGGAGAAAAGGAAGCTGCAACTACTGGAGTTGGAGGAGATGAGACTGAATGCATATGAATCCTCCAGGCTATACAAGCAAAAGGTAAAAGCATATCATGACAAGAAGTTGCTGAAGAAAGACTTCCAACCAGGCCAACAAATTTTGCGGTTCAACTCAAGACTAAAGCTGTTCCCAGGAAAATTGAAGTCTAAATGGTCTGGACCATTTACTATCAAGGAAGTAAAGCCATACGGATCAGTGGGGTTAATGGATCCTCAGTCAACAACTCCTGAGAGAAGTTGGACTGTGAATGGGAAAAGATTGAAGTTGTATCATGGTGGGAACATTGAGAGATTGACCACCATCTTGCACTTACAGGACCCTTAGAGGTGACACACGTCAAGCTAGTGATGTTAAAGAAGTGCTTTCTAGGAGGCAACCCGACTTTTCTTACCTTTCTCaatcatttttgttgttttaatgCATGTTAGTTAGGTTGTGTTCATTTGAGACTGCTAGAGTAGAgtgaaaaaacatgtttttaatgGGAAAGAGGTTGGCCATAAGCTTCTCTGAAGCTAAGGATGGGAAAgacttagaaaatttttcaaGCCTCTAACTCACTCAGCGCGACACTCGCACTAAGCGAGCCATAGCCTATGCACTGAGCGAGGAACACTCTTGCTAAGCACGCCAACCCCTCATCTAGTGGCTGTTggggtctcgctaagcgagaccaTCACGCTAAGCCCATAACCTTCTCGGGTTGTGCATTTAAtgaaattgggctaagcgagccagCTCACTAAGCGCGTCATGTTCTCTTGCTAAGCGTGTTAAGCGCAAAAGTCTCTCTGTCTGAGCTTTAATGTTAATTGGGCTAAGCAAGCCatctcgctaagcccaaaagtCTCTCTGGAATGGCAATTGCGCTAAGGGAGACCATCTCGCTAAGCACCACCCCACTACTGCATCCTCATTCATTTATCCGTTGAGCGAGCCATGACCCGCTTAGCGGAAGTTGCAGACCAATCAGAGCTGCAGAACTCACTAAGCGCATATCTGCGCACTAAGCCCAAAAACCTATCGATTTCACATTTTAGATAATTGGCCTAAGTGAGTCTGTCTTGCTAAGCGCGTGAATTCAAATTCTGAAAATTCAAACGTCACAGAGTGCTCGCTTAGCAAGACACTTGCACTTAGCGAGAAAATCAAAACTGAAAAAGGAAAACATAACTGCCTTAGGGCAGTTGCATTTTAAATTCTATAACTGCATCTTATTCAACCTTCTTCTCATCATTTGCATTGTTCATTGCACTCTACTTACCTTGCATTTTCCGCTCTATTCCTGCAATTCCAAGTAAGTTATCTTCTTTCCCTCTCTTGTTAATCTTCATTTTTGAACCCTAGGGTAGATGACttaaaaagtttcattttgattatctacatttgttgttgttgatgattgtTGGTTCTTTGTTTAGTTAGTATGATGTTAGGAATATAATATAGGTTGCATTGAGGGCTAAGCCTCAAACTTCCAAGCCTGACTAGTGGCTTGGGGAGTTGAGGCTGACAAGCCCAAATTCTGGGTTTtgtgatgaactcgctaagcgagttcatccgtTTTGATGAATTTCTGGGTTTtaggatgaactcgctaagcactCCCTATTCCGCTAAGTAAGTTCAtcaagtttgtttaaatttctaCATTTttgtatgaactcgctaagccattgCACTACGGCTTAACGAGTCTTTGAACTTCTGCTTTTATATTTCTGGGTTTGTATGAACTCCCTAAGCTGGCCATCTGTGCTTAGCGAGCACACGTAGATAGTTCTGAGACTTAGAGGCTTTTTGCATTCGTTCtatggcttagcgagccatgctTGCTAAGCCCAAATATGCCTCTAGAATAAAATTGGGCTAAGCAAGcctgtctcgctaagcccaaggcaatttaattttttgtatgttttgttcatgcgctaagcgagccatgcCCGCTGAGCGCAAATACCTCTCTGTCATAGAATAAGGCTTAGTGAGCCTGAGACACTAGTGTTAGTTGTAGTGAGTCTCGCTAAGCACCCACTGGCGCTAAGCCTAGATAGTCTGTCGTGCTAAGCGCGCCctatgcgctaagcgcaattacCTCTCTATGTGTGAATAAGGCTTAGCAAGTCACTCTCGCTTAGCCACATTTGTGTTTCAGCTAAGCGAGAGGGTCTCGCTTAGCCATTGTTAGTGTTTTTCTGTTGTCACGCTAAGCGAGCCCATCTCGCTTAGCACCCAACCTATTTTACTACTTGTTTTTTTCTTAGGTCTGTTTTTCAATAAAACCCTGCCTAACTTCTGTCAATTGCTTTGTTTTGGTGCAGATGGCCTCAAAGAAGAGACGTGCTTCATCCTCTAGACCTCACGAGCCCTATGACACATCCAGATTTGTGTCTGAGGTCGCATGAGAGAGAAATATGGAGATAGCTTACTCCCATTATGACGAGTTCCTCCAAGAGCTGGAGAGGCGCCAGTGGCACAGGAACTTGACAAGGCAAATGGAGAATCACATTGACCTCGCCTTGGTCAAAGAGTTTTATGCAAACCTCTATGATCCAGAGGATCGCTCCCCCAGATAATGCAAAGTGAAGGGGAAGATGATCAAATTCGACGCCGCAACACTAAATGCCTTCTTGGAGACCTCGGTGGTACTAGAGCCTGGGGAGAGGTACTCGGCATACTCCTGCTTCTGCCACACACACCCGGACCCGTAGGCTTTGACAGCCAAACTTTGTCTTCTAGGGAGAGGGTTTGTTCTAAATGTTGAGGGGGCGCCGTGGAAGTTATTGAGGAAGGACCTGACCACTCTCGCATAGACTTGGAGTGTCTTTTCTTACTCCAACCTAGCCCCTACTTCTCACACCTCCGATCTTAATATGGACAGGGCGAGGATGGTGTATGGCCTTGTTATGAAGATGAATATGGATTTGGGCTCGATCATCTTAGGCCAGATCTCCCAGATGGCCCAGTCCAACGCCTCTAGGTTGGGCTTCCCTGCTCTTATCACAGCCCTATGCATAGCCAAAGAGGTTGTGTCTAATTCACTTACCTTCGAGTCTCTCAGCCTGACCACTAACCTGGCCTATATCAGGAAGAACTACTGAAACCCAGAGGATCCCTCCATTACATTTCCTGGGTCCCGCAAGGCCAGGGCCCCTTCAGACGCTTCAGCTTTAGCTTCAGTTCCAGCTCTCACACCAGCACCAGCCCCTCCACTTTCAGCACCGACTCTAGCTCCAGCTGGCCCTTCTATGTATAGCACTGATGCCATTGTGCTGATGCTGCAGAGCCTTCTCCAAGCCTTTGGCTGGTGATGCAGAGCATACACAATTTAGCTCAGCAGTGATCGATTATTAGCATAGAGGACTTCATGGCACAGGTGGCTTGGCCCGGAGTCCCACCTTTCTTTTTGGGGGCAGGTGAGGCTCTTGTGGCCCAGGAGCCATACATACAGGTTCCTGAAGATCCTGAAGACACTCTAGTTGAAGCAGCTGCGGATGATACCCCAGAAGCAAAGGCGGAAGCTGAGGAGACACCTGTAGATACACCGATGGAGGCGGCTGAGGAGGGAGGCACAACAGAGGCAGGCATTGACGAGGACTATGTAGTATATGTCACTGCGGCATAGGGGACTTGGGATCCATGGCCCACTTCAGCTCAGGACGAGCCCACTCTAGCCCAAGATGATTGAAGCGATTTAATTATTCTTCTTATTGAACAGTTTTTAATTTAGCTTTTTATTTACTTAGTATTTTACTGCTTTTGAAACATATTAttgtttttgaagtttgaacagtGGTTTAATTCTGCACTTTATGGTTCTCCATATTTTACTGCTTttgaaatatattcttttattggtttttcCTGGCATATGTAATATTGCCCGcaataagaataattaatgaCTTAATATCACCTAATATAGATTTGATGAATAGTTGCAATACTTTCTTCCACTTTAAgctacatttttaaatacattcgGCATCTAATATTAATATCCattaatcacaaaaaaaaaaaaaatacttcaagacATTTTAAGATATGATTCAACCAATACTTTAGTTCAATAAATCAGCAGAATATAAgcatttcaaaaaatttctataacatttttttgtcttaTCACGTTGCAAT encodes the following:
- the LOC114398587 gene encoding uncharacterized protein LOC114398587, whose protein sequence is MEHKAYWALKFLNFDAGLSREKRKLQLLELEEMRLNAYESSRLYKQKVKAYHDKKLLKKDFQPGQQILRFNSRLKLFPGKLKSKWSGPFTIKEVKPYGSVGLMDPQSTTPERSWTVNGKRLKLYHGGNIERLTTILHLQDP